In one Ananas comosus cultivar F153 linkage group 12, ASM154086v1, whole genome shotgun sequence genomic region, the following are encoded:
- the LOC109718617 gene encoding gibberellin-regulated protein 12: MGRSPPTHVFIFFLLILLFSEAISVSAEHKQHKHSGFSQSECPGACQYRCSKTAYKKPCLFFCQECCFKCKCVPPGTYAHKESCPCYNNWKTKRGGPKCP; this comes from the exons ATGGGGAGATCACCACCAACTCAtgttttcatcttcttcctcctcataCTCCTCTTCTCTGAGGCCATTTCTGTTTCCGCCGAG CATAAGCAGCACAAGCACTCTGGATTTTCTCAATCAG agtgCCCAGGGGCATGCCAATATAGGTGCTCCAAAACAGCTTATAAAAAGCCATGCTTGTTCTTCTGCCAAGAGTGCTGTTTCAAATGCAAGTGTGTTCCTCCTGGGACTTATGCTCACAAGGAGTCTTGCCCCTGCTACAACAACTGGAAAACAAAGAGAGGAGGACCCAAATGCCCTTGA